A segment of the Salvelinus sp. IW2-2015 linkage group LG6.2, ASM291031v2, whole genome shotgun sequence genome:
AACCACTGTAGGTGTACATAACCACTGCAGGTGTGACATAACCATGAGGTGTGACATAACCACTGTAGGTGTACAATACCACTGTAGTGTACATAACCACTGTAGTGGACATAACCACTGTAGGTGTGACATAACCACTGCAGTGTAACATAACCACTGTAGGTGTACATAACCACTGTAGTGTACATAACACTGGTAGGTGTGACATAACTACGTGATATATAAGATAAAAGAAGATAAAAGAAATAGCAGCTTGCAAACTGGTTTTAGCTCCAAAACAAACCAACTAACAAGAGATCAGCCTGAtagacaaccacacacagagaaacagagtacACAGAAAGGACAGCAGGCAGTAGAATGATAGCCTACATAAGAGATGATGACACTCTTAGTCATTTACCAGATGCCTTATCCAGAATGACTAAGTGTATACATTtgcatactggtcccccatgggaatcgaacccacatcCCTGGGAgatgcaagcaccatgctctaccaactgagccacacagttaCTGGTAGATGAGCAGAGCTTGGTTCAGATAAGAgataagggaaaggggatacccagttagttgcacaactgaacgcattcaaccGATGCGATGCTTTGCCATAGCTGACACTTAATGAACTACGTCATCAGAGACCCATTCCCATAGGCTCACCTTGAGACTTGTGCGTCTGAGTGTGCCTTTTTGATAGGCCACGCTGCTTTTCCTCAACGGGTCAGTGTCTATGGAGGACCCGAAACGGAAGTCACCTTTCCACGAGCCAGTGGTCAGAAAGGAGTCGTATCGGTCATCTTTCAGGACACTTCCACACCGGCTGACGTCAGCGTATCTCGGGGGGCCGTAGGCTGCGGGGAAGACTGGGAGGCTAGATGCGCGGTATACAAACCCGCGTCGACACGTCTTGAAGTACACGACCGCACTGATCAGAacaaggaggagagaagacacgGTCGCCAGGGCGATTTTCAAATYAAGCGTCAAGTTATAGCTCGCCTGTGAGTCATCGTCCGTGTTCTCAAAAAGCTCGTTTAAAACAGGCACGTCATCGCCAATGACTACATTGACTGTGGCAGTGGCTGAGAGAGACTGAGGCCCGTTGTCCCTTACCGTGATCACAAGAGTTTGTTTAGGCTCGTCCTGCTCTACAAATGGCCTCACAGTCCTGATTTCCCCGCTGTGCAGGCCAACAGTGAAGAGGTTGGGCTGAGACGCTTTGACCACGTGGTAGGAGAGCCACGCGTTATTGCCAGAGTCAGCATCTACAGCAAGCACTTTGGTAACCAGGTAACCTTTAGGTGCCTCCAGTGGCACCAGGTCCTCAGCGATGAAGCCAGATGATTGGACAGGATACAGAACAACTGGCGTGTTGTCATTATGGTCACCGACGAACACCCTCACAGTGCAAGTACCGGAAAGAGGAGGGTCACCACCGTCTTGAGCTGTCACTCCTACCTGATAGTGACTGGCCTGCTCATAATCAAAGGGGCGCGAGGTGAAGAGCTCTCCGGTCTCCGCGttaagggagagggaagagaatgtTTCRGGGTTCATGCCTTCTGATAAAGAGTACAGTATTTTAGCATTGGGTCCTGCGTCTAGGTCCTCGGCTCTCACCCTTATCACTAACGTGCCTCTGTGTTGGTTTTCCCAAACTTTGGCGGTGTACTCGCTCTGCGTAAATGTAGGGGGGTTGTCATTCACGTCACCCACTGTGATGGATATCACGTTTCTACTGAACAGTTCGGGAGAACCAGAGTCAATAGCCGTCACCGTGATGTTATAGTGTGGGTTCATCTCTCTATCTAATACACCATCAGTCACTAACATATAGTAGTTCTTAACCTCTGATATCAACTTGAAAGGTATGTCGTTTGAGATGGCACACTTGACCCGACCACTGTTTCCAGTGTCCAGGTCATACACGTTTAGCAGAGCAACCATGGTACCGGGTTTAGAATCCTCAGAAACGCTAGCCGAGGCTGTTTTCACGGCAATAACTGGTTCATTGTCGTTCACATCAATCACTTCAATGATGAGTTTACAGTGTGATGCCTGACCCCCGCCATCTTTAGCCTGGACGTCAAGTTCGTGCGCACTCGCCTCCTCATAGTCCACTTGACCCGCCACCCTCACCTCCCCACTCACAGGGTCAATTTCAACGATGCCTCTAGTTTTGTCAGACACGTGACTGAAATAGTAGGTTACCTCCCCATATYCACCGMCATCTAAATCAGTGGCGTTCAGCGTCGCCACCAAAACGCCCATGGCACAATTCTCGATCAGAGAGGCTTTGTATGTCCTCTGGCTGAAAACGGGGACGTTGTCATTGGCATCCAGAACATGGATGTGAACAGACGCGGTACCTGACCTGGCAGGATTACCCCCGTCAACCCCACTGATGGTCAGAGTGTATTCTGCCTGGGTCTCCCGGTCCAAAGCTTTTTTCAGAACCAGCTCTGGGTATGCTATTCCATTCACTTGAGTGTTCATTTCTAAGGCAAAATGATCATTGTGACTCAGTTTATAATCACYAACCGAGTTGGTGSCCAAATCAGGGTCATGCGCACTCTCCAGAGGGAAGCGTCTCCCCAGCACCGTCGACTCGACCAGGTCCAGATCAATTTTCCCAGTAGCAAAAGCAGGGCTATTGTCATTCATATCCTGAATGTCCAAAACAAGACCGTACACTTTGAGSGGATCCTCCAGCAGCAGCTGATACTGTAGGACGCAGACAGCTGCCTGCACGCACAactcctctctatctatcctctgGCTGACCAACAGAGAGCCCGAACCATAGTCAAGCTCACAAAGCTGCCGAGTGCCCTCCGCCACGATGCGGGCTCGACGTGCACCAATCTCAACTAATTCCAGCCCCAGATCCAGAGCCAGGTTCCCAATGACCGAGCCGCGCTCCATCTCCTCTGGTACGGAGTAGCGCACATCTCCAAACGACGCGCCGAAGAGAAGCACAATCCCCCAAAATCGCAGCCAGCTKCTCCGTTTTACGCACAGTTGCTCTATGGTAAATCCCTTGTTGATAATACGATTTATTAGTAGTAAAACCATGTTTAAACACGACAAAGATTAGTTATAAAATATATCGTTTGGTTGAAAATAAATATAGCATCAAAGCGACGCAGTGACCCTCTTATACTCGTCTCGAGCCGACTAGAGCATGTCCTACTCTGGAGCCTGCTCGTGTCAGTTTGGATTTCTCTCCTCCCGCCTCAACCGCGCGCACTTACTCTCACTATGACTGGGCTACCAAAgttctcgctctcttgctctctctcactcacacacacacacacacacacacacacaattcctgcAACAATAACACGGATGGGGAGGGAGAGCATTGGATTGTATTAAGCCATATTCCAATCCAACGCGATAAAATAGCGTCACCCAGAGACCTAGATAATAATTACATTATATAATATCTGATGATGTGAATTGATCTACAAAATACGTTGCATTAGAAATGTCCATCGTGTTTGCATGTTACTGATAGGTCACGTCCTCTGTTTACTGTGTCCTAAGAGAATGTCAAAGTAGTTCGACCATTAAGGTTGTCAACAAGTTGTTGTAAAAGTCTATAATGTCACTTCAACAACAAACATGTAGCCAACACATGTGAACATGACACATATTCGCGAGACAAACTGCACCAATTAGGTTGTCGGATCGCGTACGATAAAATGGACGAAGACATWTGCTGAGTGTTACGACACGTTAGCTCAACGGCACCCGAGCTTTACGACAAAACCAGTGGGTGGAGAACTGGATCTATAAAAACACAGCTGGTGAACAGCGACACTGAGTATACCTTTAAAAATTACACACAGCAACTCTTTTTCAAAATGATTTAGAAAACGTGAATAATGCCTATAGTCTGCTTTATAGCTATTGGGAATAACTTTGACCCTGCGTTTATCGGAATAAGCATAACCAAATAGACGGATAGGAAATGCCACTATGTATAACCACAACATATAAATCATCGCATGTAGACAGCCRGCATACTCAGGTGAAACAGACATTAATTACAAAAGAGTAGTTTAGGCCCACACATCTGAAATATAAGGTGCAATGCAAATAAGATGTATTATCACAACCAACACACccaatgtcatctacaaaaacAGAGAAGATGGCATGAAAGGAAAGCGTTGACACGACAGTCAATCAATGATGAAGGATCCCTACTGGCTTatagacattttccacatttcagcaccatggacagaaaCAACGAGAGGCCTTCAGAAACTCGCACACTGTTTCTCTCATAATTCTACAGAAGCTTGCCACACACAGCAATTATCTTTTGTAAACTCTTTCCAAACAAACATTCACTAAAAAAGTACCAATTTCAATTATCAACTCATTTTCTGTAAACTCAAATCTGTGAAGCATGAGTGAAATATCACCCGaatatacaatatactgtatatacaaaagtatgtggacaccgctttaaattagtggattcggcttattcagccacacccgttgccgacaggtgtataaaatcgagcacacagacatgcaatttccaaagacaaacattggcagtatattggccttactgaatagcttagtgactttcaacatggcacaatcataggatgcctcctttccaacaagtcagttcatcagtTCATCAAACTTCTGCCATGCTACAGCTGCTCTGgtccactgtaagtgctgttatgtaCARctaggagcaacaacggctcagccgcaaagtggtcgGGCACACAAacccacagaacgggaccaccaagtgctaaagcGCATTACGTGTAACaaccgtctgtcctcggttgcaacactcaccacagAGTTCAAAATTGCCTCTGGTAGCAACGTCAGCATAATAACTTttttcgttgggagcttcattaaatgtgCTTCCATGTCCGaacagcctaagatcaccatgcagaatgccaagcgtcggctggggtGGTGTGAAGCTCACCGKcattggactctggagctgtggaaacgcgttctctggagtgatgaatcacgcttcaccatctggcagtcagacggttgaatctgggtttggcggatgccaggagaacgcaacctgcctgaatgcatagtgccaactgtaaagtttggtggaggaggaataatggtttgggg
Coding sequences within it:
- the LOC111965449 gene encoding protocadherin beta-16 — translated: MVLLLINRIINKGFTIEQLCVKRXSWLRFWGIVLLFGASFGDVRYSVPEEMERGSVIGNLALDLGLELVEIGARRARIVAEGTRQLCELDYGSGSLLVSQRIDREELCVQAAVCVLQYQLLLEDPLKVYGLVLDIQDMNDNSPAFATGKIDLDLVESTVLGRRFPLESAHDPDLXTNSVXDYKLSHNDHFALEMNTQVNGIAYPELVLKKALDRETQAEYTLTISGVDGGNPARSGTASVHIHVLDANDNVPVFSQRTYKASLIENCAMGVLVATLNATDLDXGXYGEVTYYFSHVSDKTRGIVEIDPVSGEVRVAGQVDYEEASAHELDVQAKDGGGQASHCKLIIEVIDVNDNEPVIAVKTASASVSEDSKPGTMVALLNVYDLDTGNSGRVKCAISNDIPFKLISEVKNYYMLVTDGVLDREMNPHYNITVTAIDSGSPELFSRNVISITVGDVNDNPPTFTQSEYTAKVWENQHRGTLVIRVRAEDLDAGPNAKILYSLSEGMNPETFSSLSLNAETGELFTSRPFDYEQASHYQVGVTAQDGGDPPLSGTCTVRVFVGDHNDNTPVVLYPVQSSGFIAEDLVPLEAPKGYLVTKVLAVDADSGNNAWLSYHVVKASQPNLFTVGLHSGEIRTVRPFVEQDEPKQTLVITVRDNGPQSLSATATVNVVIGDDVPVLNELFENTDDDSQASYNLTLBLKIALATVSSLLLVLISAVVYFKTCRRGFVYRASSLPVFPAAYGPPRYADVSRCGSVLKDDRYDSFLTTGSWKGDFRFGSSIDTDPLRKSSVAYQKGTLRRTSLKVSLWEWVSDDVVH